In the genome of Raphanus sativus cultivar WK10039 chromosome 9, ASM80110v3, whole genome shotgun sequence, the window TTTCCAAGTTATGGGCAGTCGATGTTTCTTCATCCGCTGCCAAGGAGCCTGCCGTTATTATCGGTGGTGAACGGACGGCTCCAAACAGCTTGTTTAAGATAGAAAAAGATGCAGGAGCACACACTTACAAGTTGACCACCTCATATGGAACCGTTGGAACTACCCCAGGGGCTTGGTTGAGTGCACCACAGCTACTTGTCACCAATGATGAGGCTAAGACCTTACTCGTCAAGTTCGTGAAGGTTGATGATGATGCTACTAAGGCTACTACTTCTTCTTCACGTGTTGAGAAGCTAGGTCTGAGGATGTTCCCATTCTACTAGTGTCAAGATCATGAAATGTAAAAAAAAGCCCGAGACTCGTCCATGGCTAAAAATAATGGGTTGAGATAATACCCGCACGCATGTGTGTGTATGTGAACTTTGTTTAGTTTAATAACAAGTCAAGTAAATTTGTGCTTTTCAGCGCTTTATGAGACATAACTTTACCTTACATACTGGTTCTAAATTCTATAGTGACATATTATACCAAATATCCATTTGTGGTTAAATCTATAGCCAATCAAAGTTAAATTCAACTCCAACcctcttatatatttttattttccctttcaCTCATCCGCACAACACACGGTACGTGATATATAGTCGATAATCAAGAGTTCCAAtcaaattttattgaattttatgAAAACTATGGTAgctttcctctctctctctctctttctccatgttcctctctctctttcaccgTTTCTCTTTGATATTTGTTTCCGGTTGTCAGCACCTTCTGGCCGAAGGTAGCGACCCTTCTCCTCCTCTTTTTCTCCAGCCTATTTTCATGTTGATTTTCGGTTTCTTCACCTCTTCTTTGCTTCAACATATGTGGATTTTTCGTGGAAAGTGGTTGGTTTCCGCGGATCTAAATCTAATCGTTCCTGGGTGGGTTTTCAATTATCCTAGAGTGTTGGCCAGGTTGTGGCTGGCCATTCTCTCTCAAGAAGTACCGATATGACTTAAATCATTTGAGCGATACAATCGGTCTTTGCAGAAACAAATCCTAACGCATCTAATTTAGTTATCTAAATCAAAGATAATACAAAGCCTCCAAAAAGTTAAAAGAACTTCGCAAACAAGAAGGCTTAATTAGCCCAATCCCTAAGTTTATACTTAAAGCTTGGCAAcaaagaaactaaaagaaacaaattaatttCAGTTGTTCGAAGCTTAATCTCATCACCAGAACCTCCAACAAGAGCGACAAACATTAGCCAGTGAATAATTCTAGGATCCGTACAAAACCATTAAGTAACAGGCGGCTCTCTGAAAATCCTAAACCAAGTAGGAGAAGCCGACAGATAAAGCACAAAGCAAAGCCGGCAGAGGTTTTTGGCACTCGACTCTGGTCCCTTTACACGAGCAACATAGTCAAAAGATTCTAGCTTCAGGTCAAGGAACATGTAGAGACAACGACAGTTAACTTCTTTTCGAAACTATGAAGGACAGAGGAGCAGAGGCTCCAATCAACATGCAGCTTACAAAACCGCCATGCAAAGCTGCTGCAAGAATCCGACCCTATGAAAAGTCCTCCGCGAAAGCTTCGGCTCGCCTTTGACATCACATATTGAAAGATCTCGACGGAGAAGTTTTCCGTGTAGAAAGGCGAGCCCATGATTAGTTGGAGTAGAAGAGACAGGAACCAAGTTGCAACGCCAGATCCTTACCTCGAGCGATGCTCGTCGAACTTGGTTCTTGTCTCTTCTACTCCAACTAATCTTGTTAATAGTGTTGAAGATCTCATCTCTGTCATAAGAGTGCTGAAGGAAGTTTCCACATTCGTTGCGTTTAGCGCTGATGTCtcgaggaagaagatgattcaCTTCgttgttatatgtatataatataaatgttattaTCAATATTTACCGAAATGCAAGTGAGCGAGTGGTTAGTATGTTTGGTGAAGTGTGTGTCTATGCTTGGGTTTGAATCCTTTAACTGTaacatttgtttaatttttcgACATCGTTCTGCCTAGTTTAATGGTTGACTAACGATTtaatcaaaatagttttttgaGTTACGTAAACAAGTTTAGATAAGAAATTTGAGTGTTAATCAAGTTTGAGTCGTGTTTGGCATGAAATAGTTGTTTTAAATCTGATTTGACACCATCGAAATTGTTAGCGTTAAAATATGTCATTTTCCCCTAATTAACTTAACAGCAGCACATAcaaagaatacaaaaaaaaatctgcatctTCCTATCATCCTATATTCTTCTCATGTATGATTGGCTGAACCATATTTTTACTCTGCCTTCTTCTCTGTTACTCGTCGTGTTCTGGTTCAAGATAAATTAAAGGTGTACAGAATGCTTTTCTTCAATCTACCAAATGGTGGAAAAGaattaatatatgatttctAGGCCTCTCTGCTTGGAATTGTGGTTGTCGGGAGAAAGTAACAGAGATTTAGAGAATTATATACTATCTACTAATTGGTTGGTTCAGTCATCCCTCGCTTTCTGTTTGAAATCTTATCATGCTCCCGTGAATTATCACTTAATCATCCTTTTAAGTTAGTTATCATGGATTATCTTGCATTTTCCTCGTGCTGAAAATCGAAGTTTGAATTGATTACCATAGAGTATAAACCCTTATATACAAACCTCACTGTAGTAGATTTTAGAAACTAAGGATTAGAGATGACGTGGGGGAAAACCTTTGAACTTGTAAAACCTGGTAATTTCTTACGGTTTCACATTTTCTTTTTACTACCCCACGCTGTTTTAAATTTAACCTCATAATTTCCTATAAATACCGGTGCAATGTGTTTACTCTCTACAACTCAAGTCActcaaaagaaaccaaaaatctcaaactttaaacaaagaaaaatcaatCACAATGATGCCATCATTCCCATTGGTCTCCTTTCTTATCACTCTCATGCTGGCTGCAGCTGTGTGCACCCAGGGAAAAGAATACGTGAGGGACGCTGCCGGAAATTATGTTCAAACGTATGACGAATACTACATCCAACCGGTCAATACCAAGAATAACGGAGGTGGTCTTGTCCCAGCCGTTGTTAAACAAGTTCCCTTTTGTCCCCTTGGCATCAACCAAGACCTCCAAAAAGGCCAACCGGGCCAACCGGTACGCTTCATATATCCATACCCTTTGATGAAAACACCCATTTCCATAATGGAAACTGTAATCATCGAGTTCACGTCTAAAGATTTGCCTTGCAAAGAGTTTTCCGGTTTATGGGAAGTGGATGAATCCTCATCAGCTTCCGATGAGCCGGCTATTCTCATCGGTGGTGAACAGCTTGGAAACAACAGCTGGTTTAGAATTGAGAGAGCTGAGGACGTAATAGGAGCAAACGTTTACAAGTTGACCACCCTTACCGGAACCATCGGATACATCCCAGGGCCTTGGAAAGGTGCACCACAACTAGTTCTCACCAATGATACGGAAAACACCTTACTCGTCATATTCAAAAAGGTTAATGATGCTACTAAAGCTCCCCCTACAAGAAATATGTATATTCTTAGCACGAGAAATATGCTATAGTAGAGGTTTCATAGCGAATTCATAAATGCTATGTTATCGACAGCCATCGTAGGTACCCCTTATATGATAGCATTTTTTAAACGCTACAAAATATACAGATACGATAGCAATATTTGGATGATATTATTTAGCTTAACTATAGCAGTACT includes:
- the LOC108824554 gene encoding kunitz trypsin inhibitor 2-like, whose product is MMPSFPLVSFLITLMLAAAVCTQGKEYVRDAAGNYVQTYDEYYIQPVNTKNNGGGLVPAVVKQVPFCPLGINQDLQKGQPGQPVRFIYPYPLMKTPISIMETVIIEFTSKDLPCKEFSGLWEVDESSSASDEPAILIGGEQLGNNSWFRIERAEDVIGANVYKLTTLTGTIGYIPGPWKGAPQLVLTNDTENTLLVIFKKVNDATKAPPTRNMYILSTRNML